A single window of Zea mays cultivar B73 chromosome 10, Zm-B73-REFERENCE-NAM-5.0, whole genome shotgun sequence DNA harbors:
- the LOC100279257 gene encoding Homeobox-leucine zipper protein ROC1, producing the protein MTPARRMPAMIGRNNGVAFGSSSALSLSQVIIPADFLDSHHLQQAFEQQLFEQIPAAAVDSSDNIIHGRSDALVDEFESKSCSENPDGTASGDDGQGDEDPNQRPNKKKRYHRHTQHQIEEMEAFFKECPHPDDKQRKELSRELGLEPLQVKFWFQNKRTQMKNQHERQENAQLRAENDKLRAENMRYKDALGTASCPSCGGPAALGEMSFDEHHLRLENARLRDEIDRISGIAAKHVGKPMVSFPVLSSPLAARSPFDLAGAYGVQPPGGGGGLGAADHLFGGAAGDLLRSVSAGQLSADKSMIVELAVAAMDELLRMARVDAPLWNGGVAGVPQQLDEEEYGRTFPGGLGPRQYGLRPEASRDDAVVIMTRDSLVEILMDANRFAAVFSSIVSRASTHEVLSTGVAGSYNGALQVMSMEFQVPSPLVPTRESYFARYCKNNPDGTWAVVDVSLDSLRPSPALKCRRRPSGCLVQEMPNGYSKVTWVEHVEVDDRSVHNLYRPLVNSGLGFGATRWVGTLDRQCERLASAMASNIPNGDLGVITSIEGRKSMLKLAERMVASFCGGVTASAAHQWTTLSGSGAEDVRVMTRKSVDDPGRPPGIVLNAATSFWLPVPPKRVFDFLRDETSRSEWDILSNGGAVQEMAHIANGRDHGNCVSLLRVNSANSNQSNMLILQESCTDASGSYVVYAPVDVVAMNVVLNGGDPDYVALLPSGFAILPDGPPAPGMAPHHGGEGAAGGGLEELEAAGGSLLTVAFQILVDSVPTAKLSLGSVATVNSLIACTVERIKAAVCGAEGNPQ; encoded by the exons ATGACTCCGGCAAGGCGCATGCCGGCGATGATCGGCCGGAATAATGGCGTCGCGTTCGGGTCCTCGTCAGCGCTATCTTTAAGCCAGGTGATTATTCCG GCTGACTTCCTAGACAGCCATCATCTGCAGCAAGCGTTCGAGCAGCAACTCTTTGAACAGATCCCAGCCGCCGCAGTGGATAGCAGCGACAACATCATCCACGGTCGCTCCGACGCGCTGGTGGACGAGTTTGAGAGCAAGTCGTGCAGCGAGAATCCCGATGGCACCGCCTCCGGCGATGATGGCCAGGGGGACGAGGACCCTAACCAGCGGCCAAACAAGAAGAAGCGGTATCACCGCCACACCCAGCACCAGATCGAAGAGATGGAGGC CTTCTTCAAGGAGTGTCCACACCCGGATGACAAGCAGCGAAAGGAGCTGAGCCGGGAGCTCGGTCTCGAGCCGCTGCAGGTCAAGTTCTGGTTCCAGAACAAGCGCACACAGATGAAG AACCAGCACGAGCGGCAGGAGAACGCGCAGCTGCGCGCAGAGAACGACAAGCTGCGAGCTGAGAACATGCGGTACAAGGACGCGCTAGGCACAGCGTCCTGCCCCAGCTGTGGCGGCCCTGCCGCCCTGGGTGAGATGTCCTTCGACGAGCACCACCTCCGGCTCGAGAACGCTCGCCTTCGCGACGAGATCGACCGGATCTCGGGCATCGCCGCCAAGCACGTCGGCAAGCCCATGGTCTCCTTCCCGGTGCTCTCCAGCCCGCTCGCCGCCCGTTCCCCGTTCGACCTTGCTGGTGCCTACGGTGTCCAGCcgcctggtggtggtggtggcctcGGCGCCGCTGACCACCTATTCGGCGGTGCCGCCGGCGACCTGCTGCGAAGCGTGTCGGCCGGGCAGCTCAGCGCTGACAAGTCCATGATCGTTGAGCTGGCCGTCGCTGCCATGGACGAGCTCCTCCGGATGGCGCGGGTCGACGCGCCGCTGTGGAACGGGGGCGTGGCAGGGGTGCCGCAGCAGCTGGATGAGGAGGAGTACGGCCGGACGTTCCCGGGCGGGCTTGGGCCCAGGCAGTACGGGCTTCGTCCGGAGGCGTCTCGAGACGACGCCGTCGTGATCATGACACGCGACAGCCTTGTGGAGATACTCATGGACGCG AACCGATTTGCTGCAGTGTTCTCAAGCATCGTGTCGAGGGCTTCTACGCACGAGGTGTTGTCAACCGGTGTGGCAGGGAGCTACAATGGTGCATTGCAAGTG ATGTCAATGGAGTTCCAGGTGCCGTCACCGCTGGTACCGACACGGGAGAGCTACTTTGCGAGGTACTGCAAGAACAACCCCGATGGGACGTGGGCGGTCGTCGATGTATCACTCGACAGCCTCCGCCCTAGCCCCGCTCTCAAGTGCCGGCGCAGGCCATCAGGATGCCTTGTCCAAGAAATGCCCAATGGCTACTCAAAG GTGACCTGGGTTGAGCATGTTGAGGTGGACGACAGATCAGTGCACAATCTCTACAGGCCTTTGGTGAATTCAGGCCTGGGATTTGGTGCGACAAGGTGGGTTGGCACGCTGGACCGACAGTGCGAGCGTCTCGCCAGTGCCATGGCCAGCAACATCCCCAACGGCGACCTCGGTG TGATCACGAGCATAGAGGGGAGGAAGAGCATGCTGAAGCTGGCAGAGAGGATGGTGGCGAGCTTCTGCGGTGGCGTGACCGCGTCTGCGGCGCATCAGTGGACGACGCTGTCGGGGAGCGGAGCGGAGGACGTCCGCGTTATGACCAGGAAGAGCGTGGACGACCCAGGCAGGCCGCCGGGCATCGTCCTCAACGCTGCCACCTCCTTCTGGCTGCCTGTCCCGCCCAAGAGGGTCTTCGACTTCCTCCGCGACGAGACCTCTCGCAGCGAG TGGGACATCCTCTCCAACGGTGGCGCAGTCCAAGAAATGGCTCATATTGCAAACGGCCGGGACCATGGCAACTGCGTCTCCCTTCTTCGTGTCAAT AGCGCAAACTCCAACCAGAGCAACATGCTGATCCTCCAGGAGAGCTGCACGGACGCATCGGGCTCATACGTGGTGTACGCGCCGGTGGATGTGGTGGCCATGAACGTGGTGCTCAACGGCGGCGACCCGGACTACGTGGCCCTGCTGCCGTCAGGCTTCGCCATCCTCCCCGACGGACCGCCGGCGCCGGGCATGGCTCCCCATCACGGAGGAGAGGGTGCTGCCGGCGGCGGCTTGGAGGAGTTGGAGGCCGCCGGCGGGTCCCTCTTGACGGTGGCGTTCCAGATCCTGGTggactccgtccccaccgccaagCTCTCGCTGGGCTCTGTAGCCACGGTGAACAGCCTCATCGCCTGCACCGTGGAGCGCATCAAAGCTGCCGTCTGCGGCGCTGAAGGCAACCCACAGTAG
- the LOC100279257 gene encoding homeobox-leucine zipper protein ROC1 isoform X1 — MTPARRMPAMIGRNNGVAFGSSSALSLSQADFLDSHHLQQAFEQQLFEQIPAAAVDSSDNIIHGRSDALVDEFESKSCSENPDGTASGDDGQGDEDPNQRPNKKKRYHRHTQHQIEEMEAFFKECPHPDDKQRKELSRELGLEPLQVKFWFQNKRTQMKNQHERQENAQLRAENDKLRAENMRYKDALGTASCPSCGGPAALGEMSFDEHHLRLENARLRDEIDRISGIAAKHVGKPMVSFPVLSSPLAARSPFDLAGAYGVQPPGGGGGLGAADHLFGGAAGDLLRSVSAGQLSADKSMIVELAVAAMDELLRMARVDAPLWNGGVAGVPQQLDEEEYGRTFPGGLGPRQYGLRPEASRDDAVVIMTRDSLVEILMDANRFAAVFSSIVSRASTHEVLSTGVAGSYNGALQVMSMEFQVPSPLVPTRESYFARYCKNNPDGTWAVVDVSLDSLRPSPALKCRRRPSGCLVQEMPNGYSKVTWVEHVEVDDRSVHNLYRPLVNSGLGFGATRWVGTLDRQCERLASAMASNIPNGDLGVITSIEGRKSMLKLAERMVASFCGGVTASAAHQWTTLSGSGAEDVRVMTRKSVDDPGRPPGIVLNAATSFWLPVPPKRVFDFLRDETSRSEWDILSNGGAVQEMAHIANGRDHGNCVSLLRVNSANSNQSNMLILQESCTDASGSYVVYAPVDVVAMNVVLNGGDPDYVALLPSGFAILPDGPPAPGMAPHHGGEGAAGGGLEELEAAGGSLLTVAFQILVDSVPTAKLSLGSVATVNSLIACTVERIKAAVCGAEGNPQ, encoded by the exons ATGACTCCGGCAAGGCGCATGCCGGCGATGATCGGCCGGAATAATGGCGTCGCGTTCGGGTCCTCGTCAGCGCTATCTTTAAGCCAG GCTGACTTCCTAGACAGCCATCATCTGCAGCAAGCGTTCGAGCAGCAACTCTTTGAACAGATCCCAGCCGCCGCAGTGGATAGCAGCGACAACATCATCCACGGTCGCTCCGACGCGCTGGTGGACGAGTTTGAGAGCAAGTCGTGCAGCGAGAATCCCGATGGCACCGCCTCCGGCGATGATGGCCAGGGGGACGAGGACCCTAACCAGCGGCCAAACAAGAAGAAGCGGTATCACCGCCACACCCAGCACCAGATCGAAGAGATGGAGGC CTTCTTCAAGGAGTGTCCACACCCGGATGACAAGCAGCGAAAGGAGCTGAGCCGGGAGCTCGGTCTCGAGCCGCTGCAGGTCAAGTTCTGGTTCCAGAACAAGCGCACACAGATGAAG AACCAGCACGAGCGGCAGGAGAACGCGCAGCTGCGCGCAGAGAACGACAAGCTGCGAGCTGAGAACATGCGGTACAAGGACGCGCTAGGCACAGCGTCCTGCCCCAGCTGTGGCGGCCCTGCCGCCCTGGGTGAGATGTCCTTCGACGAGCACCACCTCCGGCTCGAGAACGCTCGCCTTCGCGACGAGATCGACCGGATCTCGGGCATCGCCGCCAAGCACGTCGGCAAGCCCATGGTCTCCTTCCCGGTGCTCTCCAGCCCGCTCGCCGCCCGTTCCCCGTTCGACCTTGCTGGTGCCTACGGTGTCCAGCcgcctggtggtggtggtggcctcGGCGCCGCTGACCACCTATTCGGCGGTGCCGCCGGCGACCTGCTGCGAAGCGTGTCGGCCGGGCAGCTCAGCGCTGACAAGTCCATGATCGTTGAGCTGGCCGTCGCTGCCATGGACGAGCTCCTCCGGATGGCGCGGGTCGACGCGCCGCTGTGGAACGGGGGCGTGGCAGGGGTGCCGCAGCAGCTGGATGAGGAGGAGTACGGCCGGACGTTCCCGGGCGGGCTTGGGCCCAGGCAGTACGGGCTTCGTCCGGAGGCGTCTCGAGACGACGCCGTCGTGATCATGACACGCGACAGCCTTGTGGAGATACTCATGGACGCG AACCGATTTGCTGCAGTGTTCTCAAGCATCGTGTCGAGGGCTTCTACGCACGAGGTGTTGTCAACCGGTGTGGCAGGGAGCTACAATGGTGCATTGCAAGTG ATGTCAATGGAGTTCCAGGTGCCGTCACCGCTGGTACCGACACGGGAGAGCTACTTTGCGAGGTACTGCAAGAACAACCCCGATGGGACGTGGGCGGTCGTCGATGTATCACTCGACAGCCTCCGCCCTAGCCCCGCTCTCAAGTGCCGGCGCAGGCCATCAGGATGCCTTGTCCAAGAAATGCCCAATGGCTACTCAAAG GTGACCTGGGTTGAGCATGTTGAGGTGGACGACAGATCAGTGCACAATCTCTACAGGCCTTTGGTGAATTCAGGCCTGGGATTTGGTGCGACAAGGTGGGTTGGCACGCTGGACCGACAGTGCGAGCGTCTCGCCAGTGCCATGGCCAGCAACATCCCCAACGGCGACCTCGGTG TGATCACGAGCATAGAGGGGAGGAAGAGCATGCTGAAGCTGGCAGAGAGGATGGTGGCGAGCTTCTGCGGTGGCGTGACCGCGTCTGCGGCGCATCAGTGGACGACGCTGTCGGGGAGCGGAGCGGAGGACGTCCGCGTTATGACCAGGAAGAGCGTGGACGACCCAGGCAGGCCGCCGGGCATCGTCCTCAACGCTGCCACCTCCTTCTGGCTGCCTGTCCCGCCCAAGAGGGTCTTCGACTTCCTCCGCGACGAGACCTCTCGCAGCGAG TGGGACATCCTCTCCAACGGTGGCGCAGTCCAAGAAATGGCTCATATTGCAAACGGCCGGGACCATGGCAACTGCGTCTCCCTTCTTCGTGTCAAT AGCGCAAACTCCAACCAGAGCAACATGCTGATCCTCCAGGAGAGCTGCACGGACGCATCGGGCTCATACGTGGTGTACGCGCCGGTGGATGTGGTGGCCATGAACGTGGTGCTCAACGGCGGCGACCCGGACTACGTGGCCCTGCTGCCGTCAGGCTTCGCCATCCTCCCCGACGGACCGCCGGCGCCGGGCATGGCTCCCCATCACGGAGGAGAGGGTGCTGCCGGCGGCGGCTTGGAGGAGTTGGAGGCCGCCGGCGGGTCCCTCTTGACGGTGGCGTTCCAGATCCTGGTggactccgtccccaccgccaagCTCTCGCTGGGCTCTGTAGCCACGGTGAACAGCCTCATCGCCTGCACCGTGGAGCGCATCAAAGCTGCCGTCTGCGGCGCTGAAGGCAACCCACAGTAG